A genomic segment from Astyanax mexicanus isolate ESR-SI-001 unplaced genomic scaffold, AstMex3_surface scaffold_31, whole genome shotgun sequence encodes:
- the LOC111190275 gene encoding zinc-alpha-2-glycoprotein-like isoform X1, translating into MGVGLVLWGSVLCALGVCAVGEKHSLFYIYSALNKDVNLTGIYEFTALGLLDDREIDYYNSKEQKKIPKQSWMMEKMQEDYWEKGTQSRKSKEQWFKVNVDILMQRMKHNNTDLHVLQWRHGCEVEESNGTVKFLRGIDQYSYDGSEFLSFDDENMRWIAPVQAAVITKNKWDGVAILNQYTKGYLEKECVDWLTKFMEYGKETLRNHSPPKVYAFAKKSIRDSRKLTLTCLATGFYPKDVVMSVRKFGTSFPDHLITSSAVRPNDDGTYQLRKSVEIQEDDSADFHCYVSHSSLKEPIIVQWDKTNIIKSKNDAGSVTAGIIAGVLLIISIIIIGVCFLKKIISGEKVLASCPTKKSLPGNGESNRAT; encoded by the exons ATGGGTGTCGGTCTGGTTCTGTGGGGTTCTGTACTGTGCGCGCTCGGAGTTTGTGCTGTCGGAG AGAAACACTCCCTGTTCTACATTTACAGCGCCCTCAACAAAGACGTAAATCTAACAGGAATCTATGAGTTCACagctctggggctgctggatgacCGAGAGATCGACTACTACAACAGtaaggagcagaagaagattcCTAAACAGAGCTGGATGATGGAGAAGATGCAGGAAGATTACTGGGAAAAAGGAACCCAGTCTCGCAAGAGTAAAGAACAGTGGTTCAAGGTCAATGTGGATATTCTGATGCAGAGGATGAAACACAATAACACGG ATCTTCATGTGCTTCAGTGGAGACACGGCTGTGAGGTCGAGGAGTCCAATGGAACAGTGAAGTTTCTGAGAGGGATTGATCAGTACAGCTATGATGGATCAGAGTTCCTCTCCTTCGATGATGAAAACATGCGCTGGATCGCTCCGGTTCAGGCGGCGGTAATAACCAAGAACAAATGGGATGGTGTGGCCATCCTGAACCAGTACACCAAGGGCTAcctggagaaagagtgtgtggacTGGCTCACCAAATTCATGGAGTACGgaaaagaaacactgagaaatcACT CTCCTCCTAAAGTTTATGCGTTTGCTAAGAAATCTATAAGAGACTCGAGAAAGCTGACCCTGACCTGCCTGGCTACGGGATTCTACCCCAAAGACGTGGTGATGAGCGTGAGGAAGTTCGGCACTTCATTTCCTGATCATCTGATCACATCTTCTGCAGTCAGACCCAATGATGATggaacctaccagctgaggaagagtgtggagatACAGGAAGACGATTCAGCAGATTTTCATTGTTACGTGTCTCACAGCTCCCTCAAAGAACCAATCATTGTACAATGGG ACAAGACGAACATCATAAAATCGAAGAACGATGCGGGTTCTGTTACTGCAGGGATTATAGCAGGTGTTCTGCTCAtcatctccatcatcatcatcggTGTCTGTTTCCTTAAGAAAATTATAAGTG GTGAGAAGGTCCTTGCTTCATGCCCTACAAAAAAAAGCCTCCCAG GTAACGGAGAGAGTAATAGGGCAACATGA
- the LOC111190275 gene encoding major histocompatibility complex class I-related gene protein-like isoform X2: MGVGLVLWGSVLCALGVCAVGEKHSLFYIYSALNKDVNLTGIYEFTALGLLDDREIDYYNSKEQKKIPKQSWMMEKMQEDYWEKGTQSRKSKEQWFKVNVDILMQRMKHNNTDLHVLQWRHGCEVEESNGTVKFLRGIDQYSYDGSEFLSFDDENMRWIAPVQAAVITKNKWDGVAILNQYTKGYLEKECVDWLTKFMEYGKETLRNHSPPTVYAFAKKSLRDPRMLTLTCMATGFYPKDVVMSVRKFGTSFPEHLITSSAVRPNDDETYQLRKSVEIQEDDKAQFDCCVNHITLTKPIIVQWDKMNSNIIKSKNAAGSATAGITTCVLLIIIAIIVFICVYFLKKKSGGVGI; this comes from the exons ATGGGTGTCGGTCTGGTTCTGTGGGGTTCTGTACTGTGCGCGCTCGGAGTTTGTGCTGTCGGAG AGAAACACTCCCTGTTCTACATTTACAGCGCCCTCAACAAAGACGTAAATCTAACAGGAATCTATGAGTTCACagctctggggctgctggatgacCGAGAGATCGACTACTACAACAGtaaggagcagaagaagattcCTAAACAGAGCTGGATGATGGAGAAGATGCAGGAAGATTACTGGGAAAAAGGAACCCAGTCTCGCAAGAGTAAAGAACAGTGGTTCAAGGTCAATGTGGATATTCTGATGCAGAGGATGAAACACAATAACACGG ATCTTCATGTGCTTCAGTGGAGACACGGCTGTGAGGTCGAGGAGTCCAATGGAACAGTGAAGTTTCTGAGAGGGATTGATCAGTACAGCTATGATGGATCAGAGTTCCTCTCCTTCGATGATGAAAACATGCGCTGGATCGCTCCGGTTCAGGCGGCGGTAATAACCAAGAACAAATGGGATGGTGTGGCCATCCTGAACCAGTACACCAAGGGCTAcctggagaaagagtgtgtggacTGGCTCACCAAATTCATGGAGTACGgaaaagaaacactgagaaatcACT CTCCTCCTACAGTTTATGCGTTTGCTAAGAAATCTTTGCGAGACCCGAGAATGCTGACCCTGACCTGCATGGCTACGGGATTCTACCCCAAAGACGTGGTGATGAGCGTGAGGAAGTTCGGCACTTCATTTCCTGAACATCTGATCACATCTTCTGCAGTCAGACCCAATGATGATGAaacctaccagctgaggaagagtgtggagatACAGGAAGACGACAAAGCTCAGTTCGACTGTTGCGTGAATCACATCACCCTCACAAAACCAATTATAGTACAATGGG ACAAGATGAACTCTAACATCATAAAATCGAAGAACGCTGCAGGTTCTGCTACAGCAGGGATTACAACATGTGTTCTGCTCATCATCATCGCCATCATCGTCTTTATCTGTGTCTATTTCCTTAAGAAGAAGAGTG GTGGGGTAGGAATATGA